A DNA window from Helianthus annuus cultivar XRQ/B chromosome 15, HanXRQr2.0-SUNRISE, whole genome shotgun sequence contains the following coding sequences:
- the LOC110910381 gene encoding uncharacterized protein LOC110910381, with product MFFNVEKYWIQTLLEWKKSPVLFLSSNRRTKSLVYNSKNIFLSFFIGFQKVIVILCKLIWLTVTIVPVLAVGFFTTLTSRTDDIDEDLSKYVLQIDNGKELAEKTLKGITKSVDSFISKVEKGQNNILLELLDKFTEFEGVKIFDTDQVQSLLPTDLVNSWSLPIVTLTCIAVSIPNSRDRVESLLRSVGEGLSFTHLVEESLNCSSEYVNLRKASMSLWHEVEYKCKWLDNPLAKDVFDGKEATEIVKWFSDKAKEIVTEIKDSTSDGELVENPPGKLIAANSMYRITQTILLRFQSNTEPITKKRLFSHLNGMIADIFCACFTNLPRVITMRCHESVIEKREASVRVAAKLLGKTTKIIEKLEECDKVPSMDDDTMAYIDEWRLYMKQSIP from the coding sequence ATGTTTTTTAATGTAGAGAAATATTGGATCCAAACATTGCTAGAGTGGAAAAAAAGCCCTGTACTTTTTCTATCAAGCAATCGAAGAACAAAAAGTCTCGTCTATAATTCAAAAAATATCTTTCTAAGCTTTTTCATTGGGTTCCAAAAGGTGATTGTCATTTTATGCAAACTGATATGGCTCACAGTTACGATAGTCCCGGTATTAGCAGTCGGCTTTTTTACTACACTCACCTCAAGAACTGATGATATAGATGAAGACCTCAGCAAGTATGTCTTACAAATTGATAATGGGAAAGAGCTTGCAGAAAAAACGCTAAAGGGCATTACAAAATCTGTAGATTCTTTCATATCCAAGGTTGAGAAGGGACAAAACAACATTCTTTTAGAGCTTCTCGATAAATTTACTGAATTCGAAGGAGTAAAAATCTTCGACACTGATCAAGTTCAATCTCTGCTTCCTACTGACCTAGTTAATAGTTGGAGCTTACCGATAGTAACCTTGACGTGCATCGCTGTTTCCATCCCAAACAGTAGGGACAGAGTCGAGAGCTTGTTAAGAAGTGTTGGTGAAGGCCTTTCGTTCACCCATCTCGTGGAAGAAAGCCTGAATTGTTCAAGCGAATACGTTAATCTTCGAAAGGCCAGTATGTCTTTATGGCATGAGGTTGAATACAAATGCAAGTGGTTGGACAATCCTCTAGCAAAAGATGTGTTTGATGGGAAAGAAGCAACAGAGATTGTTAAATGGTTTTCAGATAAAGCTAAAGAAATTGTGACTGAAATCAAAGATAGTACTAGCGATGGAGAACTCGTGGAGAACCCTCCTGGCAAGTTGATTGCTGCCAATTCAATGTACCGAATCACACAAACAATCTTGCTTAGGTTCCAAAGCAACACAGAACCAATTACTAAAAAAAGATTGTTTTCCCATTTAAATGGCATGATTGCGGACATATTTTGTGCTTGCTTCACCAACCTACCGCGAGTCATAACAATGAGATGCCATGAAAGTGTGATAGAGAAAAGAGAGGCAAGTGTGAGGGTTGCAGCAAAGCTTCTTGGCAAGACTACCAAGATAATAGAAAAACTCGAGGAATGTGATAAAGTACCAAGTATGGATGATGACACGATGGCGTATATCGATGAGTGGCGTCTTTATATGAAGCAATCGATTCCATAA
- the LOC110913214 gene encoding uncharacterized protein LOC110913214 — protein MKIPHGYDKGGGTKVCRLRKSLYGLKQASRNWYQKFKPALLELGFKQSFADHSLFTYKKGEVFVGALIYVDDVIIVGNDQQKIQDTKTHLDTKFSIKDLGPLKYFLGIEVARTKDGLVLSQRKYTLDILEDSGMLGCKPCSFPMEQNVKLEDDSEDIRVDANMYKWLVGRLLYLQATRPDLTYWVNVLSQFVSDPRQNHLDAAMRVLRYLKATPGQGILFPKNGGTKLVTYCDADWLGCPFTRRSRTGYLLLLGGAPISWKSKKQSVVSRSSAEAEYRAMATTTSEILWMRWLLKGLEAEQIGPTPLYCDNQAARHIANNPVFHERTKHVEMDCYFVKERVTSQERN, from the coding sequence ATGAAAATTCCACACGGTTACGACAAAGGGGGAGGAACGAAGGTGTGTCGGTTGAGAAAGTCATTATATGGTTTGAAACAAGCTTCGAGAAACTGGTATCAAAAATTTAAGCCAGCTCTTCTCGAACTTGGTTTCAAGCAGTCCTTTGCGGATCACTCACTCTTTACGTACAAAAAAGGAGAGGTGTTCGTTGGTGCACTCATATACGTCGATGATGTCATTATAGTGGGAAATGACCAACAGAAAATACAAGACACAAAAACCCATCTTGACACAAAATTTAGCATCAAGGATCTCGGGCCTCTTAAATACTTTCTTGGTATCGAAGTTGCGCGTACGAAGGATGGTTTAGTACTTAGTCAACGAAAATACACTTTAGATATTCTGGAGGATAGTGGAATGCTAGGGTGTAAACCATGTTCCTTCCCCATGGAACAAAACGTGAAACTCGAAGATGATAGTGAAGACATTCGTGTGGATGCTAACATGTACAAATGGTTGGTTGGAAGATTACTTTATCTCCAAGCCACAAGACCGGATCTGACATACTGGGTAAATGTCCTTAGCCAGTTTGTGTCTGACCCCCGTCAAAACCATTTGGATGCAGCCATGAGAGTTCTTCGGTACCTAAAGGCAACACCGGGACAAGGTATCCTTTTTCCTAAAAATGGAGGCACAAAATTGGTCACGTATTGTGATGCCGACTGGTTAGGATGCCCCTTCACAAGGAGATCACGAACGGGATATCTTCTTCTCTTGGGGGGAGCACCCATCTCATGGAAGTCCAAGAAACAATCCGTGGTTTCTCGCTCCTCAGCTGAAGCCGAATACCGAGCTATGGCAACCACCACTAGTGAAATTTTATGGATGCGATGGCTCCTAAAGGGTCTTGAAGCCGAGCAAATTGGACCTACACCTCTCTATTGTGACAACCAAGCGGCGCGACACATCGCCAATAACCCGGTTTTTCATGAGCGAACAAAACACGTAGAGATGGATTGTTATTTTGTCAAGGAACGAGTTACCTCTCAAGAAAGAAATTGA